The following are encoded in a window of Primulina eburnea isolate SZY01 unplaced genomic scaffold, ASM2296580v1 ctg633_ERROPOS1830697+, whole genome shotgun sequence genomic DNA:
- the LOC140821560 gene encoding uncharacterized protein yields MATRGRGRGRPRQDIPVAQDQGSATHTQMDITPTPMEILLARFQSLHPPMLKGTENALECENWLENMDQLFESLEYPDDRRIKLVVHQLLDVAKSWWIMTKKALEGRGTIVTWDIFKSEFYQRFFPTSYRKDRGAEFANLKQGNLNIEDYVAKFSNLLRFSPHVASDEEAKADHFINGLNPDIFTLVNTGRPNTFAEALDRAKGAETGIIRQRGFQYSQRPQQPQFRQQFRQGNSGGNSGNIREQFKARGKQFKRHGSNFSSSSGSRQSGSVQSTG; encoded by the coding sequence ATGGCTACTCGAGGTAGAGGTCGTGGTAGACCTAGACAGGACATACCGGTTGCACAAGATCAGGGTAGTGCTACTCATACTCAGATGGATATAACtccgactccgatggagatactGTTAGCCAGATTTCAGTCTTTGCACCCACCGATGTTGAAGGGTACCGAGAATGCATTAGAGTGTGAGAACTGGTTGGAGAATATGGATCAATTATTTGAATCTCTTGAGTATCCAGATGATCGTAGAATCAAGTTAGTTGTTCATCAGTTATTAGATGTTGCTAAGAGTTGGTGGATCATGACAAAGAAAGCTTTAGAGGGTCGAGGTACGATTGTTACCtgggatatttttaaatctgaattttatcagcgtttctttcctacCTCTTACAGGAAAGAtaggggagccgagtttgcaaatttaAAGCAGGGAAATCTGAATATTGAGGACTATGTTGCTAAGTTCTCGAATTTACTGAGATTTTCTCCTCATGTAGCATCCGATGAAGAAGCGAAGGCCGATCATTTCATAAATGGTCTTAATCCTGATATCTTTACCCTGGTTAATACTGGAAGGCCTAACACTTTTGCTGAGGCTCTTGatcgagccaagggagctgaaacTGGAATTATTAGGCAGAGAGGTTTTCAGTATTCGCAACGACCCCAACAGCCACAGTTCCGACAGCAGTTCAGACAGGGTAATAGTGGCGGTAACAGTGGAAATATTAGAGAGCAGTtcaaggctagagggaagcaatttaaGAGACATGGCAGTAATTTTTCAAGTTCTAGTGGATCGAGacagtctggttcagttcagagtACTGGTTAG